The genomic segment AGCAGCACGCCGCCGACACCCTCAAGGAGTCGTACCTCCTCGCCAACCCGCACACCGTCGAGATCGTCACGGAAGGCGCCGCGCGCGGCATCGAAGACCTCGAGCGTTACGGCATGCCCTTCGCCCGCGAGGAGGACGGCCGCATCTCGCAGCGCTTCTTCGGCGCACACACCTTCCGCCGCACCGCGTTCGCCGGCGACTACACCGGTCTCGAGATCCAGCGCACCCTCATCAACCGGGCCGCGCAGCTCGACATCCCGATCCTCGACAGCGTCTACATCACCCGCATCCTGGTGAACGACGACGGCGCGGTGTTCGGCGCCTACGGTTTCGACCTCGACGACGGAACTCGCTACCTCATCCACGCCGACGCCGTCATCCTCGCCGCCGGCGGACACAACCGCATCTGGCGCCGCACCTCCAGCCGCCGCGACGAGAACACCGGCGACTCGTTCCGCCTGGCCGTCGAAGCCGGCGGGCGCTTGCGCGACCCCGAGCTCGTGCAGTTCCACCCGTCGGGCATCATCGAGCCCGAGAACGCGGCCGGCACCCTCATCTCCGAGGCGGCGCGCGGCGAGGGCGGCATCCTCACGAACGCCCTCGGCGAGCGCTTCATGGCGAAGTACGACCCCGAGCGCATGGAGCTCTCCACCCGCGACCGCGTCGCCCTGGCCTGCTACACCGAGATCAAGGAGGGCCGCGGCACCCCCAACGGCGGTGTGTGGCTGGATGTCTCGCACCTGCCCCGCGAGACCATCATGACCCGCCTGCCCCGCGTCTACCAGACGATGCTCGAGCTGCAGATGCTCGACATCACGAAGGAGCCGATCGAGATCGCGCCCACCGCGCACTATTCGATGGGCGGCGTCTGGGTGCGACCGGAAGACCACGGCACCGACGTGCCCGGGCTTTATGCCATCGGCGAGGCATCCAGCGGCCTGCACGGCGCGAACCGGCTGGGCGGCAACTCGCTGATCGAGCTGCTCGTCTTCGGGCGCATCGTGGGCCAGGCCGCTGCTGCGTACTCGGCCGGGCTGCCGGCGCAGAAGCGTTCGGCCGCCGCGGTCTCCGTCGCCCGCGATGAGATCGCGGCACTGCTCGCCTCCGACGGGCCCGAGAACGTTCGCGCTCTGCAACGCGCCATCCGCAACACGATGACCGAGCACGCCGGCGTCGTGCGTGACGAGCAGGGCCTGCTGGCGGGCCTGGCCGAACTCGATGCGATCGAGGCGCGCATCGCCGCCGTGGGCATCCACCCCGACATCGCGGGCTATCAGGATCTCGCGCACGCCTTCGACCTCAAGTCGGCGGCGCTCGCTGCCCGCGCCACGCTGCAAGCGGCGCTCGAGCGCCGGGAGACGCGGGGGTGCCACAACCGCAGCGACTTCCCCGACACCGACCCGGAGCTGCAGGTGAACCTGGTCTGGAGCCC from the Herbiconiux aconitum genome contains:
- a CDS encoding L-aspartate oxidase; the encoded protein is MSTSERQISTTVLVIGTGGSGLRASIELAEQGVDVLAVGKRPKSDAHTSLAAGGINAALGTMDVEDSWQQHAADTLKESYLLANPHTVEIVTEGAARGIEDLERYGMPFAREEDGRISQRFFGAHTFRRTAFAGDYTGLEIQRTLINRAAQLDIPILDSVYITRILVNDDGAVFGAYGFDLDDGTRYLIHADAVILAAGGHNRIWRRTSSRRDENTGDSFRLAVEAGGRLRDPELVQFHPSGIIEPENAAGTLISEAARGEGGILTNALGERFMAKYDPERMELSTRDRVALACYTEIKEGRGTPNGGVWLDVSHLPRETIMTRLPRVYQTMLELQMLDITKEPIEIAPTAHYSMGGVWVRPEDHGTDVPGLYAIGEASSGLHGANRLGGNSLIELLVFGRIVGQAAAAYSAGLPAQKRSAAAVSVARDEIAALLASDGPENVRALQRAIRNTMTEHAGVVRDEQGLLAGLAELDAIEARIAAVGIHPDIAGYQDLAHAFDLKSAALAARATLQAALERRETRGCHNRSDFPDTDPELQVNLVWSPETGVTRESIPPIPESIAALMRDVSTAGKLVE